From Daucus carota subsp. sativus chromosome 6, DH1 v3.0, whole genome shotgun sequence:
CAAAAGtcatattatttctttttcgCAGAGAAACCCTTCGAAATGAATGTATTAAAAACAAGACACAGTAATTGAAATCGATCCCTCCTTTTCCGCCGCAAATAATTGAAACAGAAAAATCTTGAAATCCCCCGATTCAAATTCAAACGCAAACGCCCAACTTCCCCTCTTCAAAACCCCTCTTCTCCCCTGCAATTAACAAAAAGAAAACCCTTTTTTCTCCAAAAgatatcaaaattcaaaaatgaaGGCATCAATTAAGTTCCGCGACGAGCAAAAGCCGCTGATTAGAGCTAAAGTGCCTTTGAGTATTCTAGGGTTTCCTTTTCAATCCGGCGTCGTCGCTGGCGATTCCAAAGAGCTGTCTCTCAATCTTTCAACTTTCTTCGACTCTGGTCCTTCTCTCAAGCTCGCCTATCGTCCTAATGACTCGTTTAATCCGTTTTCTCTGGTGTTTAAATCCGGTATCGGACATTTCGGATCTCCGGTTTCGAGTTCTGTTACGATGAGCGCTGAGTTCGATTTTATCGGTAAGCGGAACCCTagattttttgtgaattttaagCCGCGGATCGGCGATTTTATGTTGAAGAAGTCTCAGTCGTCGGATTTTGTGGCGAGGATGAAAGTCAACGGCGCGGTTCCCGACGAGGAGAAAGTGGCTGAGGCGCCGGCGGTGAGTAACGGTGATTTTCTGAAGAATGATTTGTTTTCTGGTGAGAAGTTTAGTGTTAATGCTGGCGTGGTGAAAGGATACTTGTCTGGAACGGAGGTGACGGCGAGGACGAGTGTGCCGGTGCGGAGCTACGCGGAGGTAAACTTCCGGTGGGGAGTGAGGTTGCCGCAGGTGGAAGATGTGGAGGCGAAAACGTTGTTGATGAAGAGTGAGCGGACGGCTGAGATTTCGCTTAAGAGATTTCCGGTGTTGGTGATGAATAAGATCAGTATTGAGCACGTGGCGGTGGTGAAGGATAAGGGAGAATGTGATCAATTGAAGGAGGGGACTGGGAGTGATAATGTGGCAGAGGCGTATTTGGATGTGAGGCGTCAGCTTGAGGCAATTCAGGTGGAGAATGGGAAGATGAGAAGGGCAATGGAAGACTTGAGCTCGGAAATCATCAAGGATAGAAAAGAGGTCAAATTCTCTAGCAGAGCTGATCGAAAATCGCCAGAATTTACTGATTTTGAGATTAGTAACAAGTCATAATTGATATTTGGCAAGGAGTAGTTAATGTTGTGTGTTTGGAGATCAGAGTTTGTGTCTTTTGGCGTTTGTATGTAGAATTTGTGGAAGCAATGAGTAGAACCTCTCTATTCTTTTACATGATGTAGTTAAATTGCTttgttatgaaataaaaatGTACTAAATTTTGAACAAGTATCTGATTTCTTTTTACAGTTTTGGAGGCCAGATGTATTGAGTTTAGATCAAATTTGGGTTTTGCTTTGAATCTTACATGTGCTAATCAGAATTCAAATTCAAAACCTTTTCTGCAATGATATTAGATGTGAAAAGCTTGGTGCCCGGGATGAAGATATACAAGATACTCATAGCAGCAAGTTCCTTCTCTGCTGAAgctatataaaaaaatggatACAAGAAATTACGTAGTGAAGGCGGGAAGCTCTTCCATCAGTCATGCACCTACATGTCTAACTACAATTTGAGGTATTTCTGAAACTATCTGCTACATGTTTGCTGATATTCGAAGTTGTTCTGAAACTGTCTGCTACATGTTAGCTGATATTCAAAGTTGCGTGTAAACCCTTAACACTATCATCCAAAAccctgattaaaaaaaaaaaaagctatgCCACTTGCAATCGATCAGTAAGCAGATTGACAAGTTAtatgaaattaataattaatgagAATAATCCATTTTAATACTACAAAATTAATAAGTCAATTAATTAATGGAAGCTGGTATTAATCAGCCTACTAAACATGGTTTCTACTAATACGTTACTGTTATGCAAGCCAACATATGAAAGAACTAGAATTTATTCATTTTAGGCTTGGTGAAATCTTTTTTACAAGTTATCGGTTAATTAGGCTGTAAAGGAATTATCTGTTTCTTTCTTGTAAAAGTTGATTTAAACTTAACACTTAGGCCTCAACCATACATTGTGATTTTAGTTGGCGTGAATTCATGTAATGccattgtaataattaaagcaaagatccaaaaGTGAATCTCTTGGTAATGCGCAGTTGTTAAAGTGCACAGATCATTTTGAATTTAGTCTATGTTGTGGGCACAGATGTGTCTGCTGTATTGTTACACGACACCAGAATTCAAAGAGTAAAATGTACTCATTTCAAATAACTAAAGATAAAGTAAGGAGAAAAATCCAGTGTTGTCGATTGCTACATGATTATTACTGTGATTACAGTTGAAACTGAGAACTACGTGCATCTAAATTTCAACTCATAAACAGTGTTCGTTAATGATTAGAGAGGTAAATCTTATGATAAACTCGATTCTTTAATCATGGTATAGGAGATGAAGTAGAGTAGAATGTAAGTCTTGTTTCGCACTGAAATCAGTCATAGTCAGTCAGTACTATTGCTACTGCTACTGCTACTAatgctactatgtgtttctgGTTAATCCATATAGAGATTGCATATATGTACAATTGTTAGGAATGTATCGATCTTCTGCCATATGTGAGTGTTGAGTGCACAGTCtctctcttatatttttttttaattccagGTTGATAATTTACCCATCTAATTTCTTGGATTTTGTGGAGTTGTGTATAAAAGATATAAATTTATAGAAAGGTTTAATAAACAaccacattatatatattttggcaACTTGGCTAGCCGAAAGAAGTAACTATTGGGGCCTATGCTGCAAACAAGCTTTGAACTGAAGCCGTACTAGCAAGTAGTTagtaagagagagagagctgaGGAGAAAATTCCAAAGATACTTAACTATCCGAAAAAGAAGGAAGCTGTCATCTTACTCAGTCCAACCTTATGCGGTTGGAGGAGGGACCATCTTGATTCAAATATATAGAGAGTCTAGAACATATTTGCTCAGATCAAGGAAGAACAACAACACTATGCATGCATCCTAAAAAGTAATTAACACACACACATCTGCTGATCTGCACGTACAACTAACTGAAAAATCAAGACTCAGCAGAAGAAGAGAAGCTATGAAGAGTCACCCATAATTTTATCAAATGTAACCATACATATGCGCAACAGAGGAAATGCACAAACTCAACAGCTCACATGATGTACAATTCTCTGTACCAGATGATCGTAAAGTAGAAACAAATAACACCTCTTTAACACCCACTATCCCCAACCCACTATTGTAACAAGAACATAAAAGAATTAAAAGATTAGAGAAAGGTCCTCACTCCTCCTCACACACTTCTAGCCATCATTTCTTGAAACATCCTGTACGATTCTTGCTTCTCCAACTTAAACTTCTCATGGCAATTTGCGATGAACATATCAGCAAGCTTATCAATCTCATTCATATCATCACTCTTTTTTGACTCCTCGTTAACTTTCTTTTCAAGCCAATGGAGGTACCCTGAAAGCTGAGACTCTTCCATTTCGTCACATCCTGGCGAGATGATAGAGTTCCACGTAGCATCATAATAGGAGTGGCTCATAGGTAACTCGTTCTCTTGTGGTGATGCCACTGGCAACACATGAGAAGAGCACCAGTTGTAATGCATTCTAAACGaaccaaaaaatattttgttccTGTTCTTGTGCTTTTTCGCGGTAAACTCTGTCAGGCGTAGCAGTTGAATATCTTTGAGAACCCTAATGAGGATGGCTTTGGCTTTGGTCAGACCCCGAACGATTCTGCAAATGTGTGATAATATGAATGTCTGAGCTAGAGTTTTCAACTTTGTGGAGTTTATGGTGGTGCTAGTAGAAAAAGATGGAGATTTTACATGGAAGGAGTGGGCTGGTTTTAGTTTTAGATGATGAGGGCTAGCCATTTCTTGTGAGAGGTAAAATGTGTATAGTTCAAATGGATTTATAAAGACTCATGTTCAACCAGATTGTTAATGGAGGTTAGGTAAGTTGAATAAAGTGTAAACAACTTTGCAGATTATAAATCAAGTTGGAAGACCTGCTTTGTTTTTCGAGGGTTTAAATCACCAGGGATTTACACATGACTTGTTTGATTAATACAGGACCACTTCAAATGGGTAATATCAGGCCCCATAGATATTATACTAAAGTATTCAATTGTCACTTTTATCTAATTACAGATTTAAAGTAAGGACTTTAAGAAATTGTGTTCACCTCTTACACCTATTTATTTTcccaattttttattatcaaatttcagttttttaaatgaGCTGTAAATTGGCTGAATGGAGGAAGTGTAACTCAAGCTGAAGTCCCGGATTAACCGGAATTTTGGAtgagtttatttaattttagttcTTGAAAGTCAGTACGATTTACTTTTTTAAGTTTAGACCATATTTTGTCCTTGAAAATCAgcagaatttcaaatttgagcCGGTTGATCTCGAATATTCAGTGAAAAATTATTGCTTATATTTTGAGCCTGAGATATTTTTGATGTCTAGTCCCGCCACGTGTGAAATGTCTAATATGCCCGCAGATACAAAATACGAGtgaacaaaaacaaaacaaacttgCATGCATAAGAATATTTGCAGATAAAGACTTAAGTTACAATCAACCTCGTTCTTGCCCGCGTCTCTAAATTTTGTTCAATCACGTGTTTGAGTGGTATCGGACCTATCTCAATCCGAAACCACCTTATTCGATTAGCTCCTGTTTCATTCCAACCAACCGATAAAAACGGGATCTACAGATAAACACGCCCAACCTCGAATTCTTAtgtttatttgaaatttgatcAAGTTTATTTTGAAAGTGTGACAATCTCGAAAAACTCGAAATAGGAAAAAAGCGTTGGTGGAGACAATGTGGTCCATGACAGACTGAGGCAGAAAACTAATGTTGCTTCGTAGGCGACTGCTGCCCAAATCTCACGGGGGATTTATTACTTACTTACTATTAGAATCCAATCTCATCTGCCCATTTACAAGAGTTAAACATGGCCGATTCCTCGCCCAGATGATAACCCCAATGATATTTATTTAAGATGACACGTTAATAATTCAAAGACATAAAACCCcacattttcttttttgcctAGAAAACATCAATGTGTCAATGACATCACTTGTCATTCCCCCATTTTTAATCCACTTCATGATTTTCAGGTCATTATCttatttgttttcttcttcttggACTCGCATGGTTGCTGTTTTCTTTCCCTTTGCCCGTTTGCCGTGGCCGTCGCACATGTTTAATTGGACACGAGTAGTTTTAAGTTCTGGCCGTGGTGAGAATTGAGAATCGTACATGGattttttgacacgtattttttTACGGGACAATCATAATGTTTATTAACAAGTAATTTTAAGTTCCAACAATAATGAGAATCGAGAGTTCCGCATTAAAAGGACTTACTCTGTATATCTTGCTTATGTGAACATCGAGTGCACGAAATCAAGATAATGTGAGTGATTAACGATGAGTGAAAATTAATATAGTGAAATTCTAGTTGGTATGAAAAGATACATTGAAGATGAGATAGTAAAAGATTAGGAATATATTCATCACACTTTTCTTTTTCATATTCCCTCTAATCATTTGTCACCATCACCAAAAGTCCTATGTAAACATTTCAGCTTTTCTAGGTTTtcgaaaattttgaatttctaGGCTACTTGGGCTGCTTCTCTAGCTCTTTATGTGTAGAGAAAAAAGAATGAAGCTTATTGCAGTTGCCTAGTACTAGATTGGAGTCTTGAACACACTTGAGTAACGAGCTAATTTAGATGTAGTACGCAATCAGACTCCACACTCAATACATTTTCTAAATTTCGCAACAAACTTTACCAATTACAGAcgaaatttgtatttttattcgAAGATCTGACATATAGCAATAACACACTGTGTTCACCttccaatttttattttatttttttaagcgAAGCCTGTTCATGGTAAATGCGTTGTCTTTTAATGTGTAATGTAACGGCAAGAAAGAATGTCACAGAAATAAATAATGATCTTAGTTGGAATTATGAAAGACATAATGCTCGATTGTCGCCAACTGTAAACAATGGGTGCGTACATGCTTATGATAGATGAGACGGATATCTGTAGGTTTAGGAAAGTGATGACAAAACAAGATGTGAATTCCCTGAGAATCTGTCAGATTCAAGATTCACAGGCTCATCTGCATTAAGTAATGCGAGATGCAGCATACATAACTTGCCGAGTCTGAGACTCAAACATGAATAATGAACTTGTACGCTCACTTAATATTATTACTTAGAAAAGGAAGCTGCGTAATCACTCAATTTTCGGTGACATAGGCATAAACACATTAAGGTACCGTGAAGGAAACTAGGATGACATCCTCACAAACCCCACAAAATTTCATCAAATCATGTCGCAGTTAATGCAAGATGATGCTTAACTAGTTagtacatttttttattatttttttgtagaAATCAGTCGATTGCAGAATGGAACAAGGGTTATGTTACcccgacactcggacatgggtatTACACACTCCGACatttattttaggccaaaaatatataatattttcaaaatattgccgAGTCCGGCACGCGGGAACGTATTCATGTTGGACACTTTTAATTGAGTCAGGATAACACAGGATTGAGGAACGGATCAAAGTAAAACCTTTTAAATGTGTCCTGATTATACGGTACTTCATTGCATTTGCATATATGTCAAGTTAATTCAGCCAAGCGCGAGATAAGTGAAGGTCTGATACTATGCCTACAACTCTGTAACAGATCCTAACAGCTAAGCATCTCCAGTAACAGAACTCAACCTAGTGTATCCAGTAACTTACCCAAGTTAACTACGATAAGTATCAAATAACTGAACTACCTGATATGCAGGAATAGATTAGTTTTGTATCAGCTTGTAAATGTTATCCTGTACCAACTATATATACCTTGTACACACAacaatattatcatttaatacATCATAAACTTCACCAAACTCGTAGATCttttatggtatcagagcctgtCTTCTGCTTCACGGCAATCGATCCTTAATCGTCTTGAATCATGTCTCCATCTAAACTTACCATCACCTCTGAAACAGAAATCATTCAGGTTAATGCACCAACGCATTTTCCTACGAAACTTACACAATCAAACTTTCCAGTTTGGAAAACACAAGTTTATTCAACTCTCACTGGTTTGGGATTACTCAGTTATATTGATGGAAACATCATCATCCCTGATCAACTAAAAGATTCAAAGCCAAATCCAGCTTTCGTCATTTGGAATAGGCAAGACAAAATCATTCTCAGTGCTATGTTAGGAAGTTGTCATGAAAACATTCAACCTCTTATCTCAACTGCCACTTCGGCAACAGATATGTGGAATCGGTTGGTGACTCTCTATGCAAATAGATCTCGCTCTCGTATTATGTCTCTTAAAAGTCGTCTTATGAATAACCCCTGCAACACGCGTTCAATGGGTGAATATCTTGAAGACATTCGAAGCACAGCCGATGATTTGGCCATTGTAGGTCATCCTGTATGCGAAGATGATTTAATTCTTCTCACCCTGGCAGGTCTTGGAGATGAATATAAGGATATTCGGGCTGCAATAAAGGTGCGAGACTCTCCGATGACTTTCGACGAACTACATGAACAACTAATAGATCATGAGCGTGCACTCAAGTCAAAGACACCGGAGCCTGTAGTTGCCACAGCAAACTACACGCACAAGCCAACTCAGACATACCGCAACATGGGACAGTCACATAACAAAGGTCGTGGCACTTTTCAAAACTCAACATTTGGTCGGTATCCTTCACAGATGCTAAACTCTACTCCTACACGTGCTCAGTGGCCAAATCAGCCCCAAAACAGGGGTCCGCGATCCAACAACTATTGCCAATTCTGTCAAAGACCCGGTCATACCACAAAGGTGTGTCGACAATTAGCACGATTTCTGAAAGACAATGACATCACTCCACCTGCAATGACTACAACCGGTCCAGGATCAACACCAACAGCGAATGTCACCTCAATTACCAATGCACAGCCTCAACAGTGGATGTTCGACACTGGAGCCTCTCATCACGTCACAAATGATCCCAGCGCATTTACCACTTACTCTGACTATGGCGGACCTGAGGAAATACTGCTTGGAAATGGCACAGGTTTGCATATTACACACACTGGCACATCAGAATTGCCCTCCTCTGGGAAAGCCTTTACATTATCTAATGTCCTTTGTGTTCCATCTTTAAATCAGAAACTGATCTCTGTTGCTAAATTTTGTCAAAATAACCAAGTTTCCGTGGAATTCTTTCCTTTTCAGTTTCTGGTCAAGGATCTCACTACGGGGACGGTTCTACTTCGAGGGGAGAACAAAAATGATCTATACTACGCACCACATCCTAGCACACTAGCACAAATAAATCTTACTCAGCAGCATTCAAAAATCGAGTCATGGCATCATCGGTTAGGACATCCAGCTATTAAAGTTCTTCAGTTTGCTCTGAATTCCAACAAATTAGTTCAGAATTTTCCagcaaattttcattttaattgtaATTCCTGCTCATGTAATAAGAGTCACAAATTGCCTTTTGGTTGTTCATCTATGAAAAGTTCAAAACCTTTGGAATTACTATACTATGATGTTTGGGGTCCAACGACTACCTCTGTTGATGGCTTTCGATACTATGTCATTTTTGTGGATCACTTTACTCGTTATATTTGGTTTTATCCACTTAAACAAAAATCCGATGTGAAGCATGTTTTTGGGCAATTTAAAACAATTGTAGAAAAGTTCTTTCAACTCCCAATTGTTTCTGTGTACTCTGACAATGGTGGTGAGTACGTTGCTTTAAAATCACTATTTTTGTCATTTGGAATATCTCATTTCACAACCCCGCCCCACACTCCTGAACATAATGGTCTGGCCGAACGTAGGCATGGCCACATTGTTGAAACAGGTCTCACTTTACTACATCATGCGTCACTTCCCTTAAAGTACTGGTCTTATGCATTTGCTACtgctatatatttaattaacagGCTGCCGTCCAAAATTTTGAACCTTGATACACCTTATGAACTCCTATTCAAAGATAAGGCAAATTATCACAGGCTCAAAGTTTTCGGATGCCTCTGCTATCCATGGATTAAGCCTTATACTACAGCCAAATTAAATTCATCCTCCATTCCTTGTGTTTTCCTGGGTTACTCCAGTTCACAGTCAGCATATAAGTGTCTAGATGTGTCTACAAATCGTATATATATTTCTAGACATGTGCGTTTTATAGAGGATCAGTTCCCGTTCAAGGCTTCAAAGACATCTCCCCCTCAACCGTCCGTAAGTGCAGATTCAAGGCCAGGTATGCCCTGTAATTCCACATTCAATTCTGATTATAACTTATATCCACATATGTTTAGTCCCTCCACCCCTTATCCTCCCTCTTTGCCCACTCACACCACTACCAACCAGTCAGATACTTCATCACCCCCTCTCTCCCCGGATACTACTCGCCCGCACCCTTCACCTGTGCCCGATAATGACCAAAATCACATTGACCATGCTCAGACACCCACCTCATCACCTTTAAACACCTCCACCACCCACAACAATGGAACCCCGTCTCTCACTTCACTCCCTCCTCGACAACGACGTCGCAATCCGAAGTACTACAACAGCTCTTTGGTTAACCACACCACCACCCATCCGATGCCACCGTCCATTGAACCTTCTTCTGCCACTCAAGCCCTTAAGGATCCTAAATGGCGCAATGCAATGGCGTCAGAATTTGATGCTCTTCTTCGGAATGGTACTTGGGACTTGGTTCCTAGAACATCTCAACATGTCATATCTTGCAGGTGGATTTTTCGTGTCAAACGGAACCCTGACGGTTCCATCAATAAATATAAAGCTCGCCTTGTTGCAAAAGGATTTCAACAACGTCCTGGTGTTGATTTTTCAGAGACTTTTAGTCCAGTTACAAAGCCAGTTACAATTCGGATAGTCTTAAGCCTTGCACTGACCCGAGGGTGGCCATTGAGACAGTTGGATATTAACAACGCCTTTCTAAATGGTACtctagaagaagaagtttacATGCTTCAACCACCTGGCTTCACTCACCCTTCTCATCCAGATTACATTTGTCGGCTACGCAAGACCATTTATGGCTTGCGGCAAGCACCACGTGACTGGTACAGAGCACTCAAGAAGTTCTTAATTCACTTTGGCTTCAAAAATTCTCTTGCAGATACCTCACTTTTCATTTACAATAAAGCTGGCAAGATTCTGATATTCTTGGTTTACGTCGATGACATAGTGCTTACAGGGAATTGTTCATCACTTCTTAATGAATTTGTCGAGGAGCTCGACAAAACTTTCGCCCTCAAAGATCTTGGCGACTTAAATCATTTTCTTGGCGTGGAGGTCATTCATACCACATCTGGTCTTTTCTTGTCTCAAGCGAAACACGTTTCTGATCTTCTCTCAAAATACAAGATGGATGGTGCGAAAGACACTACTACACCTATGTGTTCGACAACTTCCCTCAGTCTCAATGATGGCAGTCGGAAAATTAATCCCACACCTTATCGGCAACTTGTTGGCGCACTTCAATATTTGTGTATCTCCCGTCCAGACATAAGTTACGCTGTTAATAAGTTATCCCAGTATATGCATGCTCCATCTGAGCAACACTGGACTGCTCTCAAACGGGTCTTACGGTATCTCAAAGGGACAATCTATCATGGCTTATTCTTGCAAAAAAATTCAAGATTTGATATATCTGCATTTAGTGATTCAGATTGGGGTGGTGACCGTGACACTGGATGCTCTACCACTGATACATTATTTACTTAGGATCTAATCCTATTTCTTGGAGATGTTCTAAACCGAAGTCTGTTTCACGCTCTTCATCAGAAGCGGAATATAAGGCTGTAGCAAATACAGCTGCTGAAGTGTCTTGGATCAAGAATCTGTTACATGAACTTCAACTCCCTGTTTCTTCGACGCCAATAATCTACTGTGATAACACGGGGGCGCAATATCTCAGCTCTAACCCAGTTTTCCACTCTAGAATGAAACACATATCCTTAGATTTTCATTTTGTTCGAGAAATGGTAGATGCTGGC
This genomic window contains:
- the LOC108226511 gene encoding uncharacterized protein LOC108226511 translates to MASPHHLKLKPAHSFHVKSPSFSTSTTINSTKLKTLAQTFILSHICRIVRGLTKAKAILIRVLKDIQLLRLTEFTAKKHKNRNKIFFGSFRMHYNWCSSHVLPVASPQENELPMSHSYYDATWNSIISPGCDEMEESQLSGYLHWLEKKVNEESKKSDDMNEIDKLADMFIANCHEKFKLEKQESYRMFQEMMARSV
- the LOC108224659 gene encoding uncharacterized protein LOC108224659; this encodes MKASIKFRDEQKPLIRAKVPLSILGFPFQSGVVAGDSKELSLNLSTFFDSGPSLKLAYRPNDSFNPFSLVFKSGIGHFGSPVSSSVTMSAEFDFIGKRNPRFFVNFKPRIGDFMLKKSQSSDFVARMKVNGAVPDEEKVAEAPAVSNGDFLKNDLFSGEKFSVNAGVVKGYLSGTEVTARTSVPVRSYAEVNFRWGVRLPQVEDVEAKTLLMKSERTAEISLKRFPVLVMNKISIEHVAVVKDKGECDQLKEGTGSDNVAEAYLDVRRQLEAIQVENGKMRRAMEDLSSEIIKDRKEVKFSSRADRKSPEFTDFEISNKS